Proteins encoded together in one Pontiella desulfatans window:
- a CDS encoding sulfatase-like hydrolase/transferase — protein sequence MKRRPNFLFINVDQLRYDALGATGNPIIKTPNIDRIAKQGLSFTRAYTPLPSCCPARQSLMTGKIPERHSGIWNFGGGGSLPVPEVKPNGDGWVPRLRDAGYRTAYIGKWHVHPELDPTHYGFETYNDEPNDNYDTPHKAEKYPVDNPWPEFPIGHYETLPVEACHTHTLARRCISKIDELSGEDAPWHIRLDHSEPHLPCVPAEPYASMYPPETIPPWENFDENFEGKPYIQKQQLKNWCLENWSWKEWSVYMSGYYGIISQLDDAIGEVLDHLEEKGMMENTVIIFTTDHGDAAGSHRQIDKHYVMYEEETHVPLFIRWDGVTTPGSSCDDFVSHYLDLPVTLLDLVGLPVPGTYQGHSLLPMMRGEKNPSRRNFAFSSYNGQQFGLYCQRMIRDDKYKYVWNATAVDEFYDLENDPFEMKNLAAENEDSDLCRHYRKKVYEVFAELHDPLVTGLWNARYLTGQRQ from the coding sequence ATGAAAAGAAGACCCAATTTTTTATTTATAAATGTCGACCAGCTCCGCTACGACGCACTCGGCGCGACGGGAAACCCCATTATAAAAACACCGAATATTGACCGCATTGCAAAGCAGGGACTTTCTTTTACCCGGGCCTATACGCCTTTGCCGAGCTGTTGCCCGGCACGTCAGTCTTTAATGACCGGTAAAATTCCCGAGCGGCATTCCGGGATCTGGAACTTTGGCGGGGGCGGATCGCTGCCGGTTCCGGAGGTCAAACCGAATGGCGATGGCTGGGTGCCGCGCCTGCGCGATGCGGGATACCGCACGGCCTACATCGGGAAATGGCATGTGCATCCGGAACTCGATCCGACGCATTACGGGTTTGAAACCTACAATGACGAGCCGAATGATAATTATGACACGCCGCACAAGGCGGAAAAATATCCGGTGGATAATCCCTGGCCGGAATTTCCGATCGGTCATTATGAAACGCTGCCGGTGGAAGCGTGTCATACGCATACGCTGGCCCGGCGTTGCATCTCGAAGATTGATGAACTGAGCGGGGAAGATGCGCCCTGGCATATCCGGCTGGATCATTCCGAGCCGCACCTGCCCTGTGTCCCGGCGGAGCCGTATGCTTCGATGTATCCGCCCGAAACCATTCCGCCCTGGGAAAACTTTGACGAAAATTTTGAAGGGAAACCCTATATCCAGAAGCAGCAGTTGAAAAACTGGTGTCTTGAAAACTGGAGCTGGAAAGAGTGGTCGGTCTACATGTCCGGCTACTACGGCATCATTTCCCAGTTGGACGATGCGATCGGAGAGGTGCTGGATCACCTCGAAGAAAAGGGGATGATGGAGAATACCGTCATTATCTTTACCACCGACCATGGCGATGCCGCCGGCAGTCACAGGCAGATTGACAAGCACTATGTCATGTATGAAGAGGAAACCCATGTGCCGCTCTTTATCCGCTGGGACGGCGTGACTACACCGGGATCCTCCTGCGATGACTTTGTCAGCCACTATCTCGATCTGCCGGTAACCCTGCTGGATCTGGTTGGTCTTCCAGTGCCTGGAACCTATCAGGGACACTCCTTGCTGCCGATGATGCGGGGGGAGAAAAATCCGTCGCGCCGCAATTTTGCTTTTTCATCCTATAACGGCCAGCAGTTTGGCTTATACTGTCAGCGTATGATCCGTGATGATAAATATAAATATGTATGGAACGCCACCGCGGTGGATGAGTTCTATGACCTCGAAAACGATCCCTTCGAGATGAAAAACCTAGCCGCCGAAAACGAGGATTCCGATCTCTGCCGCCATTACCGGAAAAAAGTTTACGAGGTCTTCGCTGAGCTTCACGACCCGCTGGTGACCGGTCTGTGGAACGCCCGCTATCTGACGGGCCAGCGTCAGTGA
- a CDS encoding sulfatase family protein: protein MMKRLKISYGQASGLRYYCRIARILRAPKAAKIAAVRNVSQAARLLPEEIGVCLNRGASTMKMWMVGFLMVLTAVVHGAKQPNVIVIVTDDHGYADFGAYGLSDDIRTPHLDKLAANGALMTHGYVTAPQCIPSRAGVVTGRYQTRFGLDGNYYAPMDINETTIAERLRDVGYATGFVGKWHLEPNRNSRHWMEGAWPEGLEQKNPRVPDELIKPYLPMNRGFADYYDGTMNVYLRNYDLDGNDIPHEREVDQKTFRVDKQSEAALAFIKRHKDEPFFLHLAYFAPHVPMEVVKKHFDRFPGEMAERRRWALASIAAIDDGVGAIVESLRKYGIEDDTIIFYFGDNGAPLKIHMKDDPFDKPGWDGSLNGPMVGEKGMLSDGGIRVPYLVYWKNKIPAQVYDRPVISLDAGATALALAGVKTKPGVIDGVNLMPYLANGQKDDPHEALYWRFWGQSAIREGKWKFHELENGVRMLFDMETDAQENRNVIDQHPELADRLQKKLAIWRDAQQRPGFVETFGREAPWYKHYFGVE from the coding sequence ATGATGAAAAGGTTGAAAATATCGTATGGGCAGGCCAGCGGCCTGCGGTACTATTGCCGTATCGCCCGCATCCTGCGGGCTCCGAAAGCCGCAAAGATTGCGGCGGTACGGAACGTATCGCAGGCGGCTCGCCTGCTTCCTGAAGAGATTGGCGTATGCTTAAACCGCGGGGCGAGTACTATGAAAATGTGGATGGTTGGGTTCTTGATGGTTTTAACAGCCGTGGTGCATGGCGCGAAGCAACCTAACGTCATTGTCATCGTAACCGATGATCATGGGTATGCCGATTTCGGGGCCTATGGGCTGTCGGACGATATCCGCACGCCGCATCTGGATAAGCTTGCCGCGAATGGCGCGTTGATGACGCATGGCTATGTGACGGCCCCGCAGTGCATCCCGTCGCGGGCGGGTGTTGTGACCGGGCGCTACCAGACTCGCTTCGGGCTGGATGGAAATTACTATGCGCCGATGGATATCAACGAAACCACGATTGCCGAACGCCTGCGCGATGTCGGGTATGCCACGGGGTTTGTGGGTAAATGGCATCTGGAACCGAATCGCAACAGCCGCCACTGGATGGAAGGTGCCTGGCCGGAAGGGCTGGAGCAGAAGAACCCACGGGTGCCGGATGAGTTGATCAAACCCTACCTGCCGATGAACCGCGGGTTCGCGGATTATTACGACGGCACGATGAACGTCTATTTGCGCAACTATGATCTGGATGGAAACGACATTCCGCACGAGCGCGAGGTGGATCAGAAAACCTTCCGGGTCGACAAACAAAGCGAAGCCGCGCTGGCGTTCATCAAGCGCCATAAAGATGAGCCCTTTTTCCTGCACCTGGCTTACTTTGCCCCGCATGTGCCGATGGAAGTTGTAAAGAAACATTTTGACCGTTTCCCCGGCGAAATGGCCGAACGCCGCCGCTGGGCTCTGGCCTCCATTGCGGCCATTGATGACGGCGTCGGCGCGATCGTTGAATCTTTACGCAAGTACGGCATCGAAGACGACACGATCATTTTCTATTTCGGTGATAACGGAGCACCGCTCAAGATTCATATGAAGGATGATCCGTTCGATAAACCCGGTTGGGATGGTTCGCTTAACGGGCCGATGGTCGGCGAAAAGGGCATGTTGTCCGATGGCGGGATCCGAGTGCCGTACCTGGTCTATTGGAAAAATAAAATTCCGGCGCAGGTCTATGACCGCCCGGTGATTTCCCTCGATGCCGGGGCCACGGCGTTGGCGCTGGCCGGTGTGAAAACGAAGCCCGGCGTAATTGATGGGGTCAATCTGATGCCGTATCTGGCGAACGGGCAAAAAGACGATCCTCATGAAGCGCTCTATTGGCGCTTCTGGGGACAGTCGGCCATTCGTGAAGGGAAATGGAAGTTCCATGAGTTGGAAAACGGCGTGCGCATGCTTTTTGATATGGAAACGGATGCGCAGGAAAACCGGAATGTGATTGATCAGCATCCGGAGCTGGCCGACCGCCTTCAGAAGAAGTTGGCAATCTGGCGCGATGCGCAGCAGCGCCCGGGCTTTGTCGAAACGTTCGGGCGGGAAGCCCCGTGGTACAAGCACTACTTTGGAGTCGAGTAG
- a CDS encoding sulfatase — protein sequence MIKQLLLAFSLATAVMAEQPNIIFVLADDLGYMDLVSYASRVRGVDRDECYYETPNLDRLADQAVVFTQAYACPLCSPTRSSLITGKYAASQGFMTATPGGYETYYNQGLETPDGFYDQDGLENKTDRAPWPLTQGMSNIALPQSETTIAEALKGYNSAFIGKWHLGGHGSEGFSPSDQGFEELAWFDSGGSVYFDWRDRWNRKKKDHPRMAQDELHQGNAGEETGEEYLTDDLSVQACRYIERQAKSDKPFFLYFCQFAVHTPFGAKPDDIKHFAQKKTRGWNNHANPTYAAMLRSLDDSIGAMFQALEKTGQADNTVIVFMSDNGGIEHPDENGKPAVSCNTPLKGEKALVYEGGIRVPLMVWYPKSVKHALCDVPVDCNDIYPTLLQIGGESAMSGDGQSLVPLLGDPKNSAKQYSRDTFFWHYPFYVSVGLKKGDLTAPRSAIRKGDWKLILDWEGGLELYNIRKDISETSELSAKEPERTQALFKELVGWLNATVESRYIPKTNSRYDPNHAEARPFKNIFEQHNMDWPTGRISRVEK from the coding sequence ATGATCAAACAACTCTTACTTGCATTTTCCCTGGCAACTGCGGTGATGGCCGAACAACCGAACATCATTTTTGTTTTGGCGGACGATCTGGGCTACATGGATCTGGTCTCGTATGCGTCGCGCGTCAGGGGTGTGGATCGGGATGAATGTTATTATGAAACGCCGAACCTCGACCGGCTGGCAGATCAGGCGGTGGTGTTCACGCAGGCTTATGCCTGTCCGCTCTGTTCGCCGACGCGTTCCAGTCTCATCACGGGAAAATATGCCGCGAGCCAGGGCTTTATGACCGCTACACCCGGCGGGTACGAAACCTATTATAACCAGGGTCTGGAAACGCCGGACGGGTTTTATGATCAGGATGGGCTGGAAAACAAAACCGATCGCGCTCCCTGGCCGCTGACCCAGGGGATGTCCAACATTGCGCTGCCGCAGAGCGAAACCACGATTGCCGAAGCGCTGAAAGGCTACAACTCTGCCTTTATCGGGAAATGGCATCTGGGGGGGCATGGGTCCGAAGGCTTCTCGCCATCCGATCAGGGCTTCGAGGAACTGGCGTGGTTTGACTCCGGAGGATCGGTCTATTTCGATTGGCGCGACCGCTGGAACCGGAAAAAGAAAGATCATCCGAGAATGGCGCAGGATGAACTTCATCAAGGAAATGCCGGTGAGGAAACCGGCGAGGAATACCTGACCGACGATCTGTCCGTGCAGGCCTGCCGCTATATTGAACGGCAGGCAAAATCGGACAAGCCGTTCTTTCTCTATTTCTGCCAGTTTGCCGTGCATACCCCGTTCGGTGCGAAGCCGGACGATATTAAACATTTTGCTCAAAAGAAAACGCGGGGATGGAACAACCATGCCAACCCGACCTATGCCGCAATGCTTAGAAGTCTGGACGACTCCATCGGTGCCATGTTCCAGGCCCTGGAAAAAACCGGGCAGGCGGATAATACCGTGATCGTTTTCATGTCCGACAACGGCGGTATTGAGCATCCCGACGAAAACGGTAAACCGGCCGTCAGCTGCAATACGCCGCTCAAAGGTGAAAAGGCGTTGGTCTACGAAGGCGGTATCCGTGTTCCGCTGATGGTCTGGTATCCCAAATCGGTTAAGCACGCGCTTTGCGATGTGCCGGTTGACTGCAACGATATCTATCCAACCCTTCTGCAAATCGGTGGCGAGTCTGCGATGTCCGGCGACGGGCAATCGCTGGTGCCGCTGCTGGGAGACCCAAAGAACAGTGCGAAGCAATATTCCCGCGACACCTTTTTCTGGCACTATCCATTCTATGTGTCCGTCGGTCTGAAAAAGGGCGACCTCACCGCTCCGCGCTCCGCGATCCGGAAAGGCGACTGGAAGCTGATCCTCGACTGGGAAGGCGGTCTGGAACTATATAATATCCGCAAGGATATTTCGGAGACCTCCGAGCTCTCCGCAAAAGAACCCGAGCGGACGCAGGCCCTGTTTAAGGAATTGGTCGGCTGGCTGAATGCAACGGTCGAGAGCCGCTACATCCCGAAGACCAACAGCCGCTACGATCCAAACCATGCCGAGGCGCGGCCGTTTAAAAATATTTTTGAACAACATAACATGGACTGGCCGACGGGCCGGATATCGAGAGTGGAGAAATGA
- a CDS encoding LamG domain-containing protein codes for MKRWLYSIGLSVVSGMAAQGALVAEWNFDDETLNETLSGVTRRLSHRSGTTANTPAAYTNDTPTGSGFALDLSTDLDHCLVVTGNDGTGWAEPSNMTYAAWVKIDAWDAADNQWNTVFSKQTPSTGFRLTRIATQAGTGTDFIPAAGNIARDGAPVVDLTDGQWHHVAFTYDSSTSNLVYYIDGFAEASNPGAVYTPATTTHLTLGAWNTAGIRGANGLYDNIQIYDTALSAVEIAELVNPPDEGGEEVLFFDDFDAANGTSLYDPAGRATGTVAHLVKYGWVTDTNDVVVDGVLNWDANGDKDVLNEQPVANGQQLFRFASSTNSGHFSWFPYVGGKVWDLEYDILTGNSQPLNLGLSDITRNGTLKTYDDANYDFGVGNFGVGLRYDTDDDAGADSNHVANVFPDRATVYNIRVRFNEPLGKATIFVNGLEVAEAAGLDFEADNRYLTFGEGTKYAGFIDNLKISIPEITIEVEPFDAIPTVDLIANGGFTQITNETPSGTGGFNVIGSFGDFSAYWGRTAEVIGWSPYYDDPNNLRTRIGNVHSNDFGADILDGTFYLDTLIDADSSWVTLNSSMDYRNGLVQTDVLSGATINPAATYQFLVDAWQSNPGTDQSQATFTAALTTDFTNTASAVAGSLFSTTATNLPSAAGTLQTNVISGVDLLAAQGGGSVDVVFEQINTEAIVDYPNGTPNPMDPDQVSQVRIGEISLSVIVPEGDLNKDGILSPADVDLANTYLTGDGGDDAATRQQDLADIGIVGEDALIYLNLTEFDFDGNGYYDAADVAVLQSLLGDEDIVITGISSDAQGNIVVEASGLYAGKVYYLMRDASLTVAPVFDDVADSVLAGSGSATLTDTNAPSGSAFYRVTD; via the coding sequence ATGAAAAGATGGTTGTACAGTATCGGCTTGTCAGTGGTCAGCGGCATGGCGGCGCAGGGGGCTCTGGTTGCCGAGTGGAATTTTGATGATGAAACACTCAATGAAACGCTGAGTGGTGTGACCCGGAGGTTAAGTCACCGGTCCGGAACCACAGCTAACACGCCGGCGGCCTATACCAATGACACGCCGACGGGAAGCGGCTTTGCTCTGGATTTAAGCACGGATCTGGATCACTGTCTGGTCGTGACCGGCAACGACGGCACCGGCTGGGCGGAACCCTCCAATATGACCTATGCCGCATGGGTTAAGATTGATGCCTGGGATGCAGCGGATAACCAGTGGAACACGGTATTCTCTAAACAGACGCCCTCGACCGGTTTCCGTCTGACCCGTATTGCCACCCAGGCGGGTACCGGCACCGATTTTATTCCCGCAGCAGGTAATATTGCTCGCGATGGAGCGCCGGTTGTGGATCTCACGGATGGGCAGTGGCACCACGTGGCCTTTACCTATGATTCAAGCACCAGCAACCTGGTCTACTACATCGACGGTTTTGCGGAAGCCTCCAATCCCGGAGCGGTCTACACGCCGGCCACGACAACCCATTTGACCCTCGGGGCTTGGAATACGGCGGGAATTCGGGGAGCGAACGGGCTGTACGATAACATTCAGATTTATGACACGGCACTGAGTGCCGTGGAAATCGCTGAACTGGTCAATCCCCCGGACGAGGGCGGCGAAGAGGTTCTCTTCTTTGATGACTTTGATGCCGCCAACGGAACCAGCCTGTATGATCCGGCAGGGCGCGCGACCGGAACGGTGGCTCATTTGGTTAAATACGGCTGGGTGACCGACACCAATGATGTGGTTGTTGATGGCGTCCTGAACTGGGATGCCAACGGCGATAAAGACGTGTTAAACGAACAGCCGGTTGCGAACGGGCAACAGCTGTTCCGCTTTGCTTCTTCAACGAATTCCGGTCATTTCAGCTGGTTCCCCTATGTGGGCGGAAAAGTGTGGGATCTGGAATATGATATCCTGACCGGTAACAGCCAGCCGCTGAACCTTGGCCTCAGCGATATTACCAGAAATGGGACGCTGAAAACCTATGATGATGCAAACTATGACTTCGGGGTCGGAAACTTCGGGGTCGGCCTGCGGTACGACACGGATGATGATGCAGGAGCTGATTCGAATCACGTTGCCAATGTGTTCCCCGACCGGGCAACCGTCTACAATATCCGGGTGCGCTTTAATGAGCCGTTGGGCAAGGCCACCATCTTTGTTAATGGTCTGGAGGTCGCGGAGGCAGCCGGCCTCGATTTTGAGGCGGATAACCGCTACCTCACGTTCGGCGAGGGAACCAAATATGCGGGTTTTATTGACAACCTTAAAATTTCCATTCCCGAAATCACGATCGAGGTGGAACCCTTTGATGCCATCCCGACCGTGGATTTGATTGCTAACGGCGGGTTTACTCAGATTACGAATGAAACTCCGAGCGGTACCGGCGGCTTTAATGTTATTGGAAGCTTCGGCGACTTCTCCGCCTACTGGGGACGAACAGCCGAGGTCATTGGCTGGTCGCCTTATTACGACGACCCGAATAATCTGAGAACACGTATCGGCAATGTGCACTCCAACGATTTCGGCGCGGACATCCTCGATGGCACGTTCTATCTGGACACGCTGATCGACGCGGACAGCAGCTGGGTGACCCTGAATTCGTCGATGGACTATAGAAACGGGTTGGTTCAGACGGATGTGCTCAGCGGAGCAACCATCAATCCTGCTGCTACGTACCAGTTCCTGGTCGATGCCTGGCAATCCAACCCTGGCACGGATCAGTCCCAGGCCACGTTTACTGCGGCGTTGACCACCGATTTCACCAATACGGCTTCCGCCGTGGCCGGATCTCTGTTCTCCACAACGGCGACCAATCTGCCGAGTGCGGCCGGCACGCTTCAGACGAATGTCATCAGCGGCGTCGATCTGCTGGCCGCTCAGGGCGGGGGTTCGGTTGACGTGGTCTTTGAACAGATTAATACAGAGGCCATCGTCGACTATCCGAACGGAACTCCCAATCCGATGGATCCAGACCAGGTTTCCCAGGTTCGGATCGGCGAGATCTCGCTGAGCGTAATCGTTCCCGAGGGTGACCTGAACAAGGATGGCATTTTGAGTCCCGCCGATGTGGACCTGGCCAACACCTACCTGACTGGTGATGGCGGCGACGATGCAGCCACCCGCCAGCAGGATCTGGCGGATATCGGCATCGTGGGAGAAGATGCCCTGATTTACCTGAACCTGACGGAATTCGATTTCGACGGCAACGGCTATTATGATGCGGCCGATGTCGCGGTTCTTCAATCTCTGCTGGGCGATGAGGATATCGTGATCACCGGAATTTCTTCAGACGCGCAGGGCAACATTGTGGTCGAGGCTTCCGGGTTATATGCTGGCAAGGTGTACTACCTGATGCGTGACGCCAGCCTGACGGTTGCCCCGGTATTTGATGATGTGGCTGACAGTGTCCTAGCCGGAAGCGGTTCCGCCACGCTGACCGATACGAATGCACCTTCAGGTTCAGCCTTCTATCGCGTAACAGACTAA
- a CDS encoding glycosyltransferase WbsX family protein yields the protein MKPDVAVYYFPNYHSDARNRKQHGAHWTEWELVRRAEPRFEGHIQPRLPAWGETDEADPAIMAEKINAAADHGMDTFIFDWYHYNDGPFLERGLDEGFLNAPNNDRMKFALMWANHDWLDIHPMKACDDALENATLLYPGAVTPETFETIMNHCIERYFKHDSYWLIDGCPYFSVYEMTKLIEGFGSVEKARELFDLFREKVKAAGFKDLHLNAVFWNNPILPGETAPTDSKQLADELGFDSVTSYVWIHHYAPDEFPKVEYNDIRDAYMEYWAEAEKKYDQPYYPNVTMGWDASPRTVQSDSYENRGYPFMYTIDNNTPENFKTALQMVKDRLDARPVPHPFVTINAWNEWTEGSYLEPDRDQERGMGYLEAIRDVFGVNKKPAEKSLAH from the coding sequence ATGAAGCCGGATGTTGCAGTATATTATTTTCCGAACTATCACTCGGATGCGCGAAACCGAAAACAGCATGGTGCGCATTGGACGGAGTGGGAGTTGGTGCGTCGTGCCGAACCGCGTTTTGAAGGCCATATCCAACCGCGCCTGCCGGCCTGGGGTGAGACCGATGAAGCCGATCCGGCGATTATGGCCGAAAAAATCAATGCAGCGGCGGATCATGGGATGGATACCTTTATTTTTGACTGGTACCATTACAACGATGGACCGTTTCTGGAGCGCGGACTGGATGAAGGGTTTCTGAATGCGCCGAACAATGACCGCATGAAATTTGCGCTGATGTGGGCCAACCACGACTGGCTGGATATTCACCCGATGAAGGCCTGCGATGATGCACTGGAAAATGCCACGCTGCTCTATCCGGGAGCGGTAACGCCGGAAACGTTTGAAACGATCATGAACCACTGCATTGAGCGCTACTTCAAGCATGACTCGTATTGGCTGATCGACGGATGCCCGTATTTCTCGGTTTATGAAATGACCAAGTTGATCGAGGGATTCGGCAGCGTTGAAAAAGCGCGGGAACTGTTTGATCTGTTCCGTGAAAAGGTCAAAGCCGCTGGATTCAAAGATCTGCATTTGAATGCCGTTTTCTGGAATAATCCGATTCTTCCGGGGGAAACTGCGCCGACCGATTCAAAACAGCTGGCCGATGAACTGGGCTTTGACAGCGTAACGTCCTATGTCTGGATTCATCACTATGCGCCGGACGAGTTTCCAAAGGTTGAATACAATGATATTCGCGATGCCTACATGGAATATTGGGCGGAAGCGGAAAAGAAGTATGACCAACCTTATTATCCGAATGTGACGATGGGGTGGGATGCCTCGCCGAGGACGGTGCAGTCGGATTCCTATGAAAACCGCGGTTATCCGTTTATGTATACGATTGATAACAATACGCCGGAAAACTTTAAAACGGCCCTTCAAATGGTGAAGGATCGACTGGATGCCCGGCCGGTGCCGCATCCGTTTGTCACCATTAATGCATGGAATGAATGGACCGAGGGCAGTTATCTGGAACCGGACCGGGATCAGGAGCGCGGGATGGGGTATCTTGAAGCCATCCGCGATGTGTTTGGGGTGAATAAGAAACCTGCGGAAAAATCCCTTGCTCACTAA
- a CDS encoding AraC family transcriptional regulator, whose amino-acid sequence MKYSTFNIRTGNLSKENYFDDAFVGIGIRDVPEHPDYPEHSHEFTELVIVYEGNGINIVEGFEYPIVAGDVFVLNPGQKHAYKDTNHLHLCNVLFDADIMGLNSLDMTHLPGFHALFRLEPNLRKKNFNSRLHLHDKELLKARNIIEEMEREMEAQNPGFRLISKSLLLLLIGKLGRWYEHVSREDSTKLMQIAKSIAHMEQTLYEPLSVSELAKMANMSERAFYRVFQKATGVSPNQYLTNLRLTQACELLKHSKMSITDIAYECGFQDNSYMTRQFKKHLGHTPSAYRKINQE is encoded by the coding sequence ATGAAATACAGCACGTTTAATATCCGCACCGGAAACCTGAGCAAGGAAAACTATTTCGATGATGCCTTTGTCGGCATCGGCATCCGCGATGTGCCCGAACACCCGGACTATCCGGAACACTCCCACGAATTCACCGAACTGGTCATTGTCTATGAAGGCAACGGCATCAACATCGTCGAAGGATTTGAATACCCTATTGTCGCCGGTGATGTATTTGTGCTCAATCCGGGACAGAAACATGCCTATAAAGACACCAACCATCTTCATCTGTGCAATGTGCTGTTCGATGCCGACATCATGGGACTCAACAGCCTCGATATGACCCACCTGCCCGGCTTCCATGCTCTGTTCCGACTCGAGCCGAACCTTCGCAAGAAAAACTTCAACAGCCGGTTGCACCTGCACGACAAAGAGCTCTTGAAAGCCCGTAATATTATTGAGGAAATGGAGCGCGAAATGGAGGCTCAGAATCCGGGTTTCCGCCTCATCTCCAAAAGCCTCCTGCTCCTGCTGATTGGCAAGCTCGGCCGTTGGTACGAACATGTATCGCGAGAAGATTCCACCAAACTGATGCAGATCGCCAAATCCATTGCTCACATGGAACAAACGCTGTACGAACCGCTTTCCGTTTCGGAACTGGCTAAAATGGCCAACATGTCCGAACGCGCTTTCTATCGCGTTTTCCAGAAAGCCACCGGCGTGTCGCCCAACCAATACCTCACCAACCTGCGCCTTACCCAGGCCTGCGAGCTGCTCAAACACTCCAAAATGTCCATCACAGACATCGCCTACGAATGCGGTTTCCAGGACAACTCCTACATGACCCGCCAGTTTAAAAAACACCTCGGCCACACCCCCAGCGCCTACCGTAAAATCAATCAAGAGTAG
- a CDS encoding substrate-binding domain-containing protein, translating to MNDTPIKTTLTQTDAVCEILRKKIRSGELSNDGKIPAVRKLVDLTGYPRNTVWRALLQLKEERFVSTTPTGRYLVHPRFRLNHEGYKPLKLAFVGHGNMALANPFLQRIYSYLVTNRDGFNIELDLLLGTENKKLKATDLNPYKAVILAASWSFPFFKTLKKQGTFVTALAAPLNYHLPNGVRIDNFHGGEVAGQAFCKRKPKKIVLLGESQYYPDAWHEIFELRTLGFKRTWLQHGNLSSDISEHPLPEDLLPRMREIEKIVAAQEESTGYFALSDPTAMMLLSALHDRGLRIPQDTRVIGFDDSPEAAEADPPLASLCPDPQTMAEQLILQLRTMEAEPDYNNITYVQPRLIERASLG from the coding sequence ATGAACGATACCCCCATAAAAACAACGCTGACCCAGACGGATGCCGTCTGCGAAATCCTCCGAAAAAAAATCCGATCCGGAGAACTTTCCAATGACGGGAAGATTCCCGCGGTGCGGAAACTGGTCGATCTAACCGGCTATCCGCGCAATACCGTTTGGCGTGCCCTGCTCCAGCTTAAGGAAGAGCGCTTCGTAAGCACGACACCGACCGGACGTTACCTGGTACATCCGCGCTTCCGCCTGAACCACGAAGGGTATAAACCCCTGAAGCTCGCCTTTGTCGGTCATGGAAACATGGCACTGGCCAACCCCTTCCTTCAACGAATCTACAGCTACCTTGTGACAAACAGGGACGGATTTAACATCGAACTCGACCTGCTGCTGGGCACCGAAAATAAAAAACTGAAGGCGACCGACCTGAACCCCTACAAAGCCGTCATTCTGGCCGCGTCCTGGAGCTTCCCCTTTTTCAAGACGCTCAAAAAACAAGGAACATTCGTCACCGCCCTGGCCGCCCCATTGAACTACCACCTGCCCAACGGCGTGCGTATCGACAACTTCCATGGCGGAGAAGTGGCCGGACAGGCTTTTTGCAAACGCAAGCCGAAGAAAATCGTCCTGCTCGGGGAGAGCCAGTATTATCCGGATGCATGGCATGAAATCTTTGAACTGCGCACCCTGGGTTTCAAACGTACCTGGTTGCAGCACGGGAACCTTTCGAGCGATATTTCCGAACACCCCCTGCCCGAGGATCTCCTGCCGCGCATGCGGGAAATTGAAAAAATCGTTGCCGCTCAGGAAGAATCCACCGGCTACTTTGCCCTTTCCGACCCGACTGCGATGATGCTGCTCAGCGCCCTGCATGACCGCGGCCTGCGTATTCCGCAGGACACCCGGGTCATCGGATTCGACGACAGCCCCGAAGCCGCCGAGGCTGATCCACCACTGGCCAGCCTCTGCCCCGACCCCCAGACCATGGCCGAACAGTTGATTCTGCAATTACGCACGATGGAGGCCGAACCTGATTACAACAACATCACCTATGTCCAGCCCCGTCTCATCGAACGGGCTTCGCTTGGGTGA